Within Telopea speciosissima isolate NSW1024214 ecotype Mountain lineage chromosome 8, Tspe_v1, whole genome shotgun sequence, the genomic segment CCTAACTCCCACATTACTTGGTTTAACTTCAAATTCTTGTGATCAAGGTGATAAACTGAAAAAATGGCATTCTTCAGTTTCCCTAGCAAATGAATTAGAAAAATTGACCGAGGAAATTTCTGCAACTACCTGAACTAAACATGAATATGGTCAGCCTGCCACAAACAGTGACGGTTTTCAAGTCCATATCATGGGGAGATGTTTCTGGCAAGGTACCATTTTACTGCAAGTAAATTCCTCAACCATCGCACATCCAAAGAGAACAAGAAATTATGACACTGTTAGAGATTGCTGATTTTGGTGATTAGCAAGAGTAAGTGATTTTTAATATCTGATCTGAAGATAACTGAAGAGCTACTAAAGAGTGCAAATGATATTTACTGAATTTAATTAAGATCAGTGTATAATATCTTAATCAGTGTATGTCTGCTGAAAATGAATCTGAagactttttattctttttgcttttaatattattgttattatcatTTTTAAATGAAATGATGTGTTTGTTGCTTATAATAGCAGCAGCAGCTATATCCTAAAGCTGGCAGAATGACACTTAGGTGCTTGAGTCTCCATTTTGCACAAATTTTCTCTCTATTCACAGGTTAAGAATTTGATGATTAACTTACACTTGGAggggcaggccttggtgcaacagtaatattgctccattgtgaccaagtggtcatgggttcgaatctggaaacagcctcctTTATGTAAAAGCAGGGGTAacgaaccttttttttttttttttggggggggggggtaccaGGTTGATTGGACTATGGTTGGATCATTTGAACGAGGTCTAGTCTGTTATTTATTTTCGGTAACATTAACTGCAAGAGTACTTGAGGTAGATTGAAAATTTGCTTTTTGGGTTATGTTTGGagtgtcaagaaaagaaaagaaaaattgtgaaaaagaagagagagagagagagagagagagagagagtttattttatttttcttttccattcacTTCATTTCGTGCGTATTTTTGAGTAATTTTCCTAGACCATATGTACATTTTGAAATCCATAGAAGGCAAGTCATCAAGAAAAACCTATCTTTGGGGTGGTTTTCCTCAACTCACCGACTGTGAGTTATGTTTGGAACTTGATCGCACTAGAGTGGCCTCATTAGGTACATTTTTTGGTAGTAGGTAGTCCTTTCTTGATGGCTTTCACTCTATTTTAGGTAGTCCTTTCTATGGCGTGGTGTCCGActctaataccaaatgttaAATACTTAACTGATATGCCAAAAATTTCAGAGCTGATGgaatgcgttaaatcaagctCTCTAACCTATCCCATATTAGGCTGGACCAATCTACTGTCCATACACTTGATTGGgccccattagacacataatAGGTTATGGTGACGGTGGATTTGATGTAAGAATgaaggagagagatattttGGACATTAAGAAGAGATCATCGAAATGATTTGCCACTTAGATAGCCCTCTTCCAAGTGACTGACATAAGTTGAATACTACCTTTTGCTTCCCAACTGCCTCTGAAATATGCTATAATTTTatgattttcatcctctcatcATTCAGGTCCAATTACAAATTGAGCTATAGTTATCTTCACTTCACTTCCAAGTAACCTAACAcccttttaaaaaattttcttttattttttcatttcattttacttCAATTTACCAATAAATAAATTAGTTCACTTAATTATCCTTACTTCTAACCAAATGGTGCTAAAGTAAAACAACATTTGTGTTGGTGCTGAGCAATAGAACCATAAAATTCTACAAGAATTCTGCAAAAAACTAAAAGTGTTTCTGCGATTCTTTGGATTCATTTTCTAACCTTCCCAAAACAATAAATAGATCATATTTGTATTCAACTACATACAAGGTTTCAAGAATCCCGAATTGGATTGGTGAATCGGCCCATTTGGATGGCCATGTTCGTACTCGATTCTGGTCAATTCAATACAGTCGATTCATATCTAGAAACCCCAGAAACGCTGAAATTCTGAATCTGAAGGCCGATTCCCAGGTTATTGAGACCTATTCTGGACCATGTTTTAAAacatttatgggaaaaagaattcgGTCTctatgagtttatctctctcctccccatatgaaaagacatctataccccccttattttgaggtggagagagatagacacatgggagtgctggcgtaggccacactcttggacagaAAACTATTTTACATATGGTGTTCTTTGCCCAAGAGCgcaggttgcgcccagacacatgggatggGATAGGTGCATTATTTTAGTCATTCATGGGGGCAAGGCGGTCTTTTCACCCATCCTCATGTGTCTGGCGCAGGATACGCACTCAGTGCAGAGAATAACATGTGAGGGATAATGCGATGGGTGGGGTCGAGAAGTTGCAGGGGTGAGCGATTGATCGCAACAAAAGTGGGGTTGCGGGGAAGGAATAGAGAGAGGGGAGACGGGGAGTGTGGGGCAAGTTGGTGGGAATGGGTTGAGGGGGGGTAGCAGCGGGTGGGTATcacctacaattctgacaccctccaattccctacaatccctcacatgggagtgaaatgaccacttacccactgccttgggaagtgtgtccaggcagtgggtaagtggtcatttcagctcccatgtGAGGCATTGTAGGGGAATTgaagggtgtcagaattgtaggagataaaaattcaaatgCAACAGGGAGTGGGATTGGTAAAggttgcaagaagaaggaggacaAAGGGGGGGAGGCAATGATGTGGGTTCTGCAACTCCTATTAggtttttctattaaaaaatagaaaaaaagaaggctgcCTGGTCGTACCCCCTACAGCCAGACACAAttgtaaaattgaaaaaaaaacaaaaaaaaaatattcggATTAACAAAAATCCGGTTTTCGTAGTCAGATACAATATGTAAAACATTGGATACCTATATATCATTTTGTCAAAAAGTTAGGTACTTGGATGCAATTTGCCCTCTTTAAAATTTTGGTGAAAATGTTTGAAAACGTTTGCTACCATGTGATTATACTCGATCATGGAAAGCACTTCCAAAACGTCTTATAGTTGTTAGTAAACTCTAACCAGTAACAATTGCTgcaaattaaagattcaaatcCTTGGTTTTCAGCTTCAGCCTTGCTCATCCCACTTCGAAGACGATAGGAGATTGGGAAGTCCATGCTTGGAACCTGTTCGATTCCGAACCCTTGTAAGTCATTAACCCTCCCAGAATGTTTAGCTTCTGTAGCAGAAAACTTCTTCATGTAAAGTGGTCTGATAGTTCATCAACAACATGTCTCCTTCCCATTATTGGAAACTCATCTCTTAGGTTTAGTTCAAATGCCACAGAACAATCGTCTCTCACGGTAGATTATCTCATAAACAAGTGTGGGTTAACCCAAGAATCTGCTCTTAAAGCCTCCCAGAGGATTAATATCAAATCCACGTCAAAAGCAGACTCGGTTCTTGCCCTCTTAATCAGCTATGGATTACCCAAACCCTATATCTCAAAGCTAATTAGCAAGGACCCAACGGTACTCTCTGCGGATCCTAAGAAAATCTTGGTACCCAAGATTGAATTTTTCTCTAATATGGGTATTTCAGGCCCCAACCTTGCAAAGATCTTCTATAGAGACACAAGCATTCTAGGGAGTGCCAATTTGAGAAACCAAATTATTTCCATGGAGTTCCTTAAGAGTTTCCTTCATGATGATAAGAATATTGCTGTGGCCTTGAGTCGGTTGAGGTGGACTACGGGGATTCAAAGTGCAATGGAACCTAATATTGAGATCTTGCGAAATCAGGGGGTGCCGGAATCTGGCATTTCGAAACTAATTAGACTCCGCCCTCAATTACTTACTTGGAAACAACCTCAGTTTAATGAGGTTGTCCTACAAGCCAAGGAAATGGGGTGTGACCCTTCGAGTTTGATGTTTATCCATGCCATCCGCACGCTGTCACAGATGAATAAGGCTACCTTGGAAGCAAAACGGGAGGTTTATAGGAGTTTTGGATGGTCGGAGGATGAGATTCTCTGTATGTTCAGGAAACAACCCAATTGTTTGGCTCGGTCAGAGAAAATTCTTAGGATGCGATTGGATTTCTTCATGAACAAATTGAGTTGGACTGCAGAGGAAGTTGCCAAGAACCCAGTCATTTTGCTTCTTAGCATGGAGAAGAGAACTGTTCCAAGGTATTCTGTTATTCAAGTTCTTCTCTCCCAGGGtctgatgaagaaagaaagcaTTAGTTCTGCGCTAAAATTGAGTGAAGATAAGTTCTTGGAAAACTTTGTTGGGAAGTATCACCAGGAGCTACCTCAGCTGTTGAATGAGTACAAACGTAACAGGGAATGACTTGGGAACTGGGATTGATGATTTGTAGAATTTGTTCTTACAATTTTGACAGGTATTTACTTGCTTTCTCTGTCTACAGGGCACATTATCTTCAATTGATATTAAGGTTGCATTTTATTTCCTTGTAAATTTTACATGTAAGACTTTTGTTagaaagtaatttttttttaaaaaaaaatttagatgttgaaaattttccattgtTTGTTTATTGTAGGTAAATTATGATGTAAAATATTATTGTAAAAATTTCCAATGCGTGTTTGCCATTTATTTAACATGGTATATTCAAAATAATTATACATCATtttaatcaaatttgaattatcCAGTCCCTACCTTATGGTTGTGAGAACCATGTATGGGTATTGCCACATAGATACATGGGCAATATGTCATCCATCTAAGGCAACAAAGGGTGACTTCAAGATGTGGAAAATTTTGCAACAGAAGATTTTACAGTCAAATTTGCGTGTAAAAATTTCCAAGGCCACATTGTTGTGTTCATGTATGGATCAGTCCAAAATGAACAGAACAACTTGGGAGTTGGTGAATATATTCTCCATTTCGACTCCTTTAGTGGAAGTAAGTTCTCATTTGACATGACACCTGAGCATGGGTTACCTATTGTTGGCCTGTTGGGAGAAGAGTCATTTTAGAATTTACTGCTTTCTCATATTGGCAAGTCGGTTACTTGTGTAAGATCTTTGTTGAGGATCAGGTGGTAAAGAATAGATATAATGTGTATTGTCCGATCGTTTTCTGATTGGAAATTATATCATGCAAGTCAATGATTTTTATCGAGACCAGATGGGGTTTTGCTTCTAATTTTCTTGCAACCTAATGTTTTATGTTCTGGGGTGGTTATGTGGACGAGTTAGTTATATTCTGTTATTGAGATCTGAATCAGTACCAAAACAATCAATAGAGATATGAACAGGAAAagcgaagggagaagaagaatgagaatgGAGAATATATCATgagaggaaaaaacccaaactCACGGTTGAATAGAATCGAACTCTTCTGTGAGCAGTATACTCAATTatataaaactgaaataaaaagtAGAAAGACAAGTATACCTCCCATTAGTATAAACTAGGATTAAATTACCCTTACAACTTAAACATAAAAGCAACCACACCCCTAACTATCCATGCAACATAACAATGGACAGAATTAAAAACTAATCTCGACGCTCcaccctcaagctggagcatatacatCACCCATGCCTAGCTTGAAACAACCATCACGAAAGGCTAAATGAAACAAGGCTTTTTCTTATCACAACATCTCGTACAAACTGACAGTCcacttcaatgtgttttgttCACTCATGGAAGACTGGGTTACCAGCAAGGCAGCAATATAGATagcaacttgattatcacaaaatatATTTATAGGTCTTGTAATAGGAAAACCAAGTTCTTCAAGCAGTGATTTCAGCCTCATTAACTCAAGTAGAGTATGAGCCATAGTTCTATACtcagaccatagttgtcacgtcgtcatggcgatccaagtcggtggagggctGTGtaatcgatatatcgacatgtcgcccgccatggcgatcatggcgaccatgttttattttttattttccctatttttaatgtcatttagtatgctataatatataccctataacatcaaaaatcaacatgaaagtgtactactatggtttaattcatgaaagtgtaatatccattagtgtatatgaaaatatgaaatcatggattagcCTATCAAATATAAAATACTTTGATATTAACACTAAACATGATATAAAACACTGTTGTTGGTGTtgctttaccaaacaaaaaaaatacaacagcCGTGTGTATTTGGCTGTCACATGAAAAAATTACCAATACCCCCCCactctgtctctgtgtgtgtgtgtgcaagggaagaagaaagaaagaaagaaaaaaaaaaaccctctctatgactgtgtgcaagcctgcaaggcaagaagaagaaaaaagaaaaaagaaaaaacccctCTGTGACTTtgtgcaagcctgcaaggcCTGTGACTAACTGAatattacctataaaaaaaaaaggagaagaggagtcgccggaagtgaagaagacgaagaagtgagaagaagaactgGAGTAGTGAGAAGAAGAACTGTAAAAGCaatgggaggagaagaagaagaagaagaagaactgaaggagtGAGAAACCCCCTCTCTGTTTCTCGCTGGAGtcgctgtgtgtgtgtgtgtgtgtgtgcgtgagtgagtgagaagaagaagaagaactgaaggagaGAGTTGCCACCAAGCCCAACTCAAGATCAGTCCAGCTCAAGCCCAACTATTTCGTGGACTCCTTGGAACAGTCTAAGTCTGGCCCGACAAGGACTAGCATTTTCttgtgtcttttcattttcctaggctAGTATTTACTCTTACTATGTGTCTTTTCAATTTCCTAGGTGGAGTTGTGAGGTTGTTCATGCTCCTAGGTATTAGTTATTAGTCAATAAGAGTCTTTTAGTTTTTCTAAGTCACTTTCTTGGTTGTAGTTCCCTATGTCCTTAGGTTGTTATCTATGtcttggttttagtttctaggtgTTGGGAATTCCATTTGACTTTGGAATTCCAATAGTCTCATAATTGCAAATTCATGTACCCAAGAGATTATTTAGcctctttcttctctatatATTGAAATTGTGGAGGCTGTTTTAGCAGCTAGAAATTTTTTAGTAGCAAAAATTTCCTCAAGGGATTGGGAGTTATTTTCTTCACCAgacatggctttgataccaatttggtGCAGACCTAAAAGGGCTACAAGCCATGTCTGGTGAAGAAAATAACTCCCAATCCCTTGTGGAAATTTCTGCTACTATGAAACAAATGCTTGACTCCATGCAAGCAATGTCAGCTCCGGAATGCAAACCTAAAAGGATTACAAGCCAAGATTGATTCTGGTTTGTTTGAGGTTAGAGAAAGAAGGCTATGGATGGGGTTTTATGGGCAGAAAAGGGTTGCAAATGAAAGAAGGGTGCAGGGACAGATTATAGGATACTTTGATGAACTTACTTGATGATATGGTTGCTGTGATTGATGGTCTAAACATGAAATGGTAGAAGGGATAGATAGATCAGACAAGTAGAATCCCACTAGTGTCCCAGCCGTGGGAGTCCCACCTTGGCCCACTGTAGGAGTCTCACCTAAGCATACTTGAGTTCCACAAGTAGTCTCACAAGAGagtagagtttttttttattatcttttttattttctagctGCTGAAACAGCCTCCACGATTTCAATATATAGAGAAGGAAGAGGCTAAATAACCTCTTGGATACATGAATTTGCAATAATGAGACTGTTGGAATTCCAAAGTCAAATGGAATTCTCAAcacctagaaactaaaaccaagaCATAGGGAACTACAACCAAGAAAGTGACTTAGAAAAACTAAAAGATTCTTAATGACTAATAACTAATACCTGAGAGCATGAACAACCTCATAACTCCACCTAGGAAACTGAAAAGACACATAGTAAGAGTAACTACTagcctaggaaaatgaaaagacactAGAAAATGCTAGTCCTTGTGGTGCCAGACTTAGATTGTTCCAAGGAGTCCACGAAATTGCTGGGCTTGAGCTGGACTGATCTTGAACCTGCTGGAACTGGTCTGAACTTGAACCTGGGCTGGACTTGAACCAGCCGGATGCTTTGC encodes:
- the LOC122670945 gene encoding uncharacterized protein LOC122670945 isoform X1 yields the protein MFSFCSRKLLHVKWSDSSSTTCLLPIIGNSSLRFSSNATEQSSLTVDYLINKCGLTQESALKASQRINIKSTSKADSVLALLISYGLPKPYISKLISKDPTVLSADPKKILVPKIEFFSNMGISGPNLAKIFYRDTSILGSANLRNQIISMEFLKSFLHDDKNIAVALSRLRWTTGIQSAMEPNIEILRNQGVPESGISKLIRLRPQLLTWKQPQFNEVVLQAKEMGCDPSSLMFIHAIRTLSQMNKATLEAKREVFRSFGWSEDEILCMFRKQPNCLTRSEKILRMRLDFFMNEHSWTAAEVALRPAVLLYSMEKRTVPRYSVIQFLLSQGLMKKQSISTAFSLNEDKFLENFVRKYHQELPQLLKEYKRNME
- the LOC122670945 gene encoding uncharacterized protein LOC122670945 isoform X2, with the translated sequence MEFLKSFLHDDRNIAVALSRLRWTTGIQSAMEPNIEILRNQGVPESGISKLIRLRPQLLTWKQPQFNEVVLQAKEMGCDPSSLMFIHAIRTLSQMNKATLEAKREVYRSFGWSEDEILCMFRKQPNCLARSEKILRMRLDFFMNKLSWTAEEVAKNPVILLLSMEKRTVPRYSVIQVLLSQGLMKKESISSALKLSEDKFLENFVGKYHQELPQLLNEYKRNRE